In Phaseolus vulgaris cultivar G19833 chromosome 10, P. vulgaris v2.0, whole genome shotgun sequence, a single genomic region encodes these proteins:
- the LOC137812522 gene encoding uncharacterized protein isoform X3: MGEHEGWAQPPSGLLPNGLLPNEAASVIQVLDSERWLKAEQRTAELIACIQPNPPSEERRNAVADYVQRLIMKCFPCEVFTFGSVPLKTYLPDGDIDLTAFSKNQNLKETWAHQVRDMLENEEKNENAEFHVKEVQYIQAEVKIIKCLVENIVVDISFNQLGGLCTLCFLEEVDNLINQNHLFKRSIILIKAWCYYESRILGAHHGLISTYALETLVLYIFHVFNNSFSGPLEVLYRFLEFFSKFDWDNFCVSLWGPVPISLLPDVSAEPPRKDGGDLLLSKLFLDACSSVYAVFPGGQENQGQPFVSKHFNVIDPLRVNNNLGRSVSKGNFFRIRSAFAFGAKRLTRLLDCPEEELFSEVNQFFLNTWDRHGSGERPDVPSIDLQRLSLSSHDQLQRSDNLQNNNHKIDNASNHESTEGEHVSQSVLSQYSNLLSGKTSGNVVSTVSHTQNQKNYGSQNNSRTFDHVRRETNSNQGAHFDKGQRNVKADQVSDVQGRFLFARTRSSPELTDSYGDVPIQGRHTKATENSKGQNSFVKLETSRKKNVEPDVAIRKDESSVRHISSHRALENAADSNSNPEESNSGVIGEEFASVSGAGGMQMMHQEEQDLLNMMASPTAQGFSGQNHVPMNIAPGHLPFPFPPSILASMGYGQRNMGSIPFIEAPWGANMQFPQGFIPPLTPYFPGIGMTSSPQDLLETNHENFNSVEANITEADNDYWHEQERGSASEVEVDNGNLEMPPEDRQQSTSGSYNSAPLSRVGSSNSNSSAGVQQKFTKENQGSTREENIDNFHFQDGRRNEVYFDDRTAISELSSAPPSSSFRSRTPSESSWDGSSVKSSKSTRERRGRKNTPSMPFQNPVYGKGKNVSEISSNRVDDENREWTPLSTVPSDMPERSTWPTSVSSIHVPRNQISSFETAQTSGPDTPLPIAPVLIGPGSRQRAADNSGVLPFTFYPTGPPVPFVTMLPLYNFPTESSDTSTSNFNVEEGADNSDSSQNFDSSEGYEHPEVSSPSNSIARVAIESSEHKPDILNSDFVSHWQNLQYGRFCQNTRHPSPVMVPPVYLQGRYPWDGPGRPISGNMNIFNQLMSYGPRLVPVAPLQSVSNRPTNIYQRYVDDMPRYRSGTGTYLPNPKVSARDRHPTTTRRGNYNYDRNDHHGDREGNWNTNSKLRGTGRGHNRNQMEKSNSKPERLSTTESRAERPWGSHRHDTFIPHQNGPVRSNSSQSNSSNVTYGMYPMPAMNPSGVSSNGPMQSVVMFYPFDHNSGYGSPAEQLEFGTLGPMGFSGVNELSQANEGSQSSGAHEEQRFRGGHTQRSSPDQPSSPHVSRAP, from the exons ATGGGGGAACATGAAGGTTGGGCACAGCCACCAAGTGGGCTATTGCCTAATGGTTTGTTGCCCAATGAAGCTGCCTCCGTGATACAGGTGCTTGACTCGGAGCGGTGGTTGAAAGCCGAGCAAAGGACTGCAGAGCTGATTGCCTGCATTCAGCCTAATCCACCCTCTGAGGAGCGCCGGAATGCGGTTGCTGACTATGTCCAACGGCTGATCATGAAGTGCTTCCCTTGCGAG GTGTTCACCTTTGGGTCGGTGCCCCTCAAAACTTATTTGCCTGATGGAGATATTGACTTAACAGCATTCAGTAAGAATCAAAATCTGAAGGAGACATGGGCACATCAGGTTCGGGACATGCTGGAAAATGAGGAGAAGAATGAGAATGCAGAGTTTCATGTCAAGGAGGTTCAGTATATCCAGGCCGAA gtaaaaattataaagtgtCTCGTTGAGAATATTGTAGTAGACATTTCATTTAACCAGCTTGGAGGTTTGTGTACCCTTTGTTTTCTTGAGGAG GTTGATAATCTGATTAATCAAAATCATTTATTCAAGCGTAGTATTATTCTGATAAAAGCTTGGTGTTACTATGAGAGCCGTATACTCGGTGCTCACCATGGACTTATCTCAACTTATGCCTTAGAGACCTTGGTTCTTTAcatttttcatgttttcaaCAATTCTTTTTCTGGACCACTTGAG GTGTTGTATCGATTTTTGGAATTCTTTAGTAAGTTTGACTGGGATAATTTCTGTGTAAGTCTGTGGGGTCCAGTACCTATTAGTTTGCTCCCGGATGTGTCAG CCGAACCTCCTCGAAAAGATGGTGGAGATTTACTTCTCAGCAAGTTATTTCTAGATGCCTGTAGCTCAGTTTATGCTGTTTTCCCTGGTGGCCAAGAAAATCAGGGGCAACCATTTGTTTCCAAGCATTTCAATGTTATTGATCCTTTGCGTGTCAACAATAACCTTGGTCGTAGTGTAAGCAAAG GTAATTTCTTTAGGATACGCAGTGCCTTTGCATTTGGGGCAAAAAGGCTGACTAGATTACTTGATTGCCCTGAGGAGGAATTATTTTCTGAGGTGAATCAGTTCTTTTTGAACACTTGGGACAGACATGGAAGTGGGGAAAGGCCTGATGTTCCAAGCATTGACTTACAGCGTTTGAGTTTGTCCAGTCATGACCAATTACAGAGGTCTGACAATCTGCAGAACAATAACCATAAAATTGATAATGCCTCCAATCATGAATCTACTGAAGGGGAACATGTCTCACAAAGTGTTCTATCTCAGTATAGTAATTTATTATCTGGAAAGACATCTGGAAATGTTGTTTCTACAGTGTCACATACTCAGAATCAAAAGAATTATGGAAGCCAAAATAATTCAAGGACCTTTGATCATGTTAGGAGGGAAACTAATTCTAATCAAGGTGCTCATTTTGATAAAGGTCAGAGAAATGTTAAAGCTGACCAAGTGAGTGATGTTCAGGGAAGGTTTCTGTTTGCCAGGACACGTTCTAGCCCTGAGCTGACGGACTCATATGGTGATGTTCCAATCCAAGGAAGACATACAAAAGCAACAGAAAATAGTAAAGGCCAGAATTCCTTTGTGAAGTTGGAGACTAGTCGAAAGAAGAATGTTGAACCTGATGTAGCTATAAGAAAGGACGAGTCATCTGTAAGGCACATCTCATCTCATCGAGCTCTTGAAAATGCTGCTGATTCAAACAGTAATCCTGAGGAGTCAAACTCAGGTGTCATAGGTGAAGAGTTTGCATCTGTTTCAGGTGCAGGAGGAATGCAGATGATGCATCAAGAGGAGCAGGACCTTTTGAATATGATGGCATCTCCCACAGCTCAGGGTTTCAGTGGTCAGAATCATGTTCCAATGAATATTGCACCTGGTCACCTACCATTTCCCTTTCCACCTTCCATTCTTGCGTCAATGGGATATGGTCAGAGAAACATGGGTAGCATTCCCTTTATTGAGGCTCCTTGGGGTGCAAATATGCAATTTCCTCAAGGCTTCATCCCGCCATTGACTCCATATTTCCCTGGCATAGGAATGACCTCAAGTCCTCAAGATTTACTTGAAACTAACCATGAGAATTTCAATTCAGTCGAGGCGAATATAACAGAAGCTGATAATGATTATTGGCATGAACAGGAAAGGGGTTCTGCAAGTGAGGTTGAAGTTGATAATGGAAATCTTGAAATGCCCCCAGAGGATAGGCAACAGTCTACTTCAGGCAGTTACAACTCGGCCCCATTGTCTCGGGTAGGCAGCTCCAACAGTAACAGTTCTGCTGGAGTTCAGCAGAAGTTTACTAAAGAAAACCAAGGTTCAACCAGAGAAGAGAATATTgacaattttcattttcaagatGGCCGAAGAAATGaggtttattttgatgatagaACAGCAATTTCAGAGTTATCCAGTGCACCTCCTTCGAGCTCCTTCAGGAGTAGGACCCCTTCTGAAAGCTCTTGGGATGGTTCATCAGTTAAATCCTCAAAATCAACAAGGGAGAGAAGGGGGAGGAAAAATACTCCCTCAATGCCATTTCAAAATCCTGTTTATGGGAAGGGTAAGAATGTTTCAGAAATTTCATCTAATAGAGTAGATGATGAAAACAGAGAGTGGACTCCTTTGTCAACGGTGCCATCTGATATGCCAGAAAGAAGCACTTGGCCCACATCTGTTTCTTCCATACATGTTCCAAGGAATCAAATATCTAGTTTTGAAACTGCTCAGACTAGTGGACCAGATACTCCACTCCCTATAGCTCCAGTGCTTATAGGTCCTGGTTCTCGCCAAAGAGCAGCTGATAATTCTGGGGTTCTTCCGTTTACATTCTATCCTACAGGGCCACCTGTTCCCTTTGTCACGATGCTTCCTTTATATAATTTTCCAACTGAGTCTTCTGACACTTCAACAAGCAACTTCAATGTGGAAGAAGGGGCAGATAACAGTGATTCAAGTCAGAATTTTGATTCATCTGAGGGGTATGAACACCCTGAGGTGTCAAGCCCTTCCAATTCTATTGCAAGGGTGGCTATCGAGTCATCAGAGCACAAGCCTGACATTCTTAATAGTGACTTTGTTAGTCACTGGCAAAATTTGCAATATGGCCGATTTTGTCAAAACACGCGCCATCCTTCACCTGTTATGGTGCCTCCTGTTTATTTGCAGGGTCGATATCCTTGGGATGGTCCTGGAAGACCAATTTCTGGTAACATGAATATTTTTAATCAGCTTATGAGCTATGGGCCACGTCTGGTTCCTGTTGCTCCTCTCCAGTCAGTTTCTAATAGACCTACCAATATTTACCAACGTTATGTAGATGATATGCCACGGTATAGAAGTGGGACTGGAACCTACCTGCCAAATCCG AAGGTGTCTGCTCGGGATCGGCATCCCACAACTACCAGAAGGGGAAATTACAATTATGATAGAAATGACCATCATGGTGATAGAGAAGGGAATTGGAATACTAACTCAAAATTGCGAGGAACTGGACGTGGCCATAATCGCAACCAAATGGAGAAGTCCAACTCAAAGCCAGAGCGGTTGTCTACTACTGAGAGCCGTGCGGAGAGACCATGGGGTTCACATAGGCATGACACCTTCATTCCTCACCAGAATGGTCCAGTCCGCTCAAATTCTTCGCAGAGTAATTCTTCCAATGTAACTTATGGAATGTATCCTATGCCAGCCATGAACCCAAGCGGAGTCTCATCAAATGGTCCAATGCAATCTGTTGTAATGTTTTATCCTTTTGATCACAATTCTGGCTACGGTTCACCCGCAGAGCAGCTTGAGTTTGGGACTTTGGGACCAATGGGGTTCTCAGGTGTCAATGAGCTGTCACAGGCAAATGAGGGAAGTCAATCTAGTGGAGCACATGAAGAGCAAAGGTTTCGTGGTGGTCACACCCAACGGTCTTCACCAGATCAACCTTCCTCACCTCATGTCTCAAG GGCCCCCTAA
- the LOC137812522 gene encoding uncharacterized protein isoform X8 encodes MGEHEGWAQPPSGLLPNGLLPNEAASVIQVLDSERWLKAEQRTAELIACIQPNPPSEERRNAVADYVQRLIMKCFPCEVFTFGSVPLKTYLPDGDIDLTAFSKNQNLKETWAHQVRDMLENEEKNENAEFHVKEVQYIQAEVKIIKCLVENIVVDISFNQLGGLCTLCFLEEVDNLINQNHLFKRSIILIKAWCYYESRILGAHHGLISTYALETLVLYIFHVFNNSFSGPLEVLYRFLEFFSKFDWDNFCVSLWGPVPISLLPDVSAEPPRKDGGDLLLSKLFLDACSSVYAVFPGGQENQGQPFVSKHFNVIDPLRVNNNLGRSVSKGNFFRIRSAFAFGAKRLTRLLDCPEEELFSEVNQFFLNTWDRHGSGERPDVPSIDLQRLSLSSHDQLQRSDNLQNNNHKIDNASNHESTEGEHVSQSVLSQYSNLLSGKTSGNVVSTVSHTQNQKNYGSQNNSRTFDHVRRETNSNQGAHFDKGQRNVKADQVSDVQGRFLFARTRSSPELTDSYGDVPIQGRHTKATENSKGQNSFVKLETSRKKNVEPDVAIRKDESSVRHISSHRALENAADSNSNPEESNSGVIGEEFASVSGAGGMQMMHQEEQDLLNMMASPTAQGFSGQNHVPMNIAPGHLPFPFPPSILASMGYGQRNMGSIPFIEAPWGANMQFPQGFIPPLTPYFPGIGMTSSPQDLLETNHENFNSVEANITEADNDYWHEQERGSASEVEVDNGNLEMPPEDRQQSTSGSYNSAPLSRVGSSNSNSSAGVQQKFTKENQGSTREENIDNFHFQDGRRNEVYFDDRTAISELSSAPPSSSFRSRTPSESSWDGSSVKSSKSTRERRGRKNTPSMPFQNPVYGKGKNVSEISSNRVDDENREWTPLSTVPSDMPERSTWPTSVSSIHVPRNQISSFETAQTSGPDTPLPIAPVLIGPGSRQRAADNSGVLPFTFYPTGPPVPFVTMLPLYNFPTESSDTSTSNFNVEEGADNSDSSQNFDSSEGYEHPEVSSPSNSIARVAIESSEHKPDILNSDFVSHWQNLQYGRFCQNTRHPSPVMVPPVYLQGRYPWDGPGRPISDDMPRYRSGTGTYLPNPVSARDRHPTTTRRGNYNYDRNDHHGDREGNWNTNSKLRGTGRGHNRNQMEKSNSKPERLSTTESRAERPWGSHRHDTFIPHQNGPVRSNSSQSNSSNVTYGMYPMPAMNPSGVSSNGPMQSVVMFYPFDHNSGYGSPAEQLEFGTLGPMGFSGVNELSQANEGSQSSGAHEEQRFRGGHTQRSSPDQPSSPHVSRAP; translated from the exons ATGGGGGAACATGAAGGTTGGGCACAGCCACCAAGTGGGCTATTGCCTAATGGTTTGTTGCCCAATGAAGCTGCCTCCGTGATACAGGTGCTTGACTCGGAGCGGTGGTTGAAAGCCGAGCAAAGGACTGCAGAGCTGATTGCCTGCATTCAGCCTAATCCACCCTCTGAGGAGCGCCGGAATGCGGTTGCTGACTATGTCCAACGGCTGATCATGAAGTGCTTCCCTTGCGAG GTGTTCACCTTTGGGTCGGTGCCCCTCAAAACTTATTTGCCTGATGGAGATATTGACTTAACAGCATTCAGTAAGAATCAAAATCTGAAGGAGACATGGGCACATCAGGTTCGGGACATGCTGGAAAATGAGGAGAAGAATGAGAATGCAGAGTTTCATGTCAAGGAGGTTCAGTATATCCAGGCCGAA gtaaaaattataaagtgtCTCGTTGAGAATATTGTAGTAGACATTTCATTTAACCAGCTTGGAGGTTTGTGTACCCTTTGTTTTCTTGAGGAG GTTGATAATCTGATTAATCAAAATCATTTATTCAAGCGTAGTATTATTCTGATAAAAGCTTGGTGTTACTATGAGAGCCGTATACTCGGTGCTCACCATGGACTTATCTCAACTTATGCCTTAGAGACCTTGGTTCTTTAcatttttcatgttttcaaCAATTCTTTTTCTGGACCACTTGAG GTGTTGTATCGATTTTTGGAATTCTTTAGTAAGTTTGACTGGGATAATTTCTGTGTAAGTCTGTGGGGTCCAGTACCTATTAGTTTGCTCCCGGATGTGTCAG CCGAACCTCCTCGAAAAGATGGTGGAGATTTACTTCTCAGCAAGTTATTTCTAGATGCCTGTAGCTCAGTTTATGCTGTTTTCCCTGGTGGCCAAGAAAATCAGGGGCAACCATTTGTTTCCAAGCATTTCAATGTTATTGATCCTTTGCGTGTCAACAATAACCTTGGTCGTAGTGTAAGCAAAG GTAATTTCTTTAGGATACGCAGTGCCTTTGCATTTGGGGCAAAAAGGCTGACTAGATTACTTGATTGCCCTGAGGAGGAATTATTTTCTGAGGTGAATCAGTTCTTTTTGAACACTTGGGACAGACATGGAAGTGGGGAAAGGCCTGATGTTCCAAGCATTGACTTACAGCGTTTGAGTTTGTCCAGTCATGACCAATTACAGAGGTCTGACAATCTGCAGAACAATAACCATAAAATTGATAATGCCTCCAATCATGAATCTACTGAAGGGGAACATGTCTCACAAAGTGTTCTATCTCAGTATAGTAATTTATTATCTGGAAAGACATCTGGAAATGTTGTTTCTACAGTGTCACATACTCAGAATCAAAAGAATTATGGAAGCCAAAATAATTCAAGGACCTTTGATCATGTTAGGAGGGAAACTAATTCTAATCAAGGTGCTCATTTTGATAAAGGTCAGAGAAATGTTAAAGCTGACCAAGTGAGTGATGTTCAGGGAAGGTTTCTGTTTGCCAGGACACGTTCTAGCCCTGAGCTGACGGACTCATATGGTGATGTTCCAATCCAAGGAAGACATACAAAAGCAACAGAAAATAGTAAAGGCCAGAATTCCTTTGTGAAGTTGGAGACTAGTCGAAAGAAGAATGTTGAACCTGATGTAGCTATAAGAAAGGACGAGTCATCTGTAAGGCACATCTCATCTCATCGAGCTCTTGAAAATGCTGCTGATTCAAACAGTAATCCTGAGGAGTCAAACTCAGGTGTCATAGGTGAAGAGTTTGCATCTGTTTCAGGTGCAGGAGGAATGCAGATGATGCATCAAGAGGAGCAGGACCTTTTGAATATGATGGCATCTCCCACAGCTCAGGGTTTCAGTGGTCAGAATCATGTTCCAATGAATATTGCACCTGGTCACCTACCATTTCCCTTTCCACCTTCCATTCTTGCGTCAATGGGATATGGTCAGAGAAACATGGGTAGCATTCCCTTTATTGAGGCTCCTTGGGGTGCAAATATGCAATTTCCTCAAGGCTTCATCCCGCCATTGACTCCATATTTCCCTGGCATAGGAATGACCTCAAGTCCTCAAGATTTACTTGAAACTAACCATGAGAATTTCAATTCAGTCGAGGCGAATATAACAGAAGCTGATAATGATTATTGGCATGAACAGGAAAGGGGTTCTGCAAGTGAGGTTGAAGTTGATAATGGAAATCTTGAAATGCCCCCAGAGGATAGGCAACAGTCTACTTCAGGCAGTTACAACTCGGCCCCATTGTCTCGGGTAGGCAGCTCCAACAGTAACAGTTCTGCTGGAGTTCAGCAGAAGTTTACTAAAGAAAACCAAGGTTCAACCAGAGAAGAGAATATTgacaattttcattttcaagatGGCCGAAGAAATGaggtttattttgatgatagaACAGCAATTTCAGAGTTATCCAGTGCACCTCCTTCGAGCTCCTTCAGGAGTAGGACCCCTTCTGAAAGCTCTTGGGATGGTTCATCAGTTAAATCCTCAAAATCAACAAGGGAGAGAAGGGGGAGGAAAAATACTCCCTCAATGCCATTTCAAAATCCTGTTTATGGGAAGGGTAAGAATGTTTCAGAAATTTCATCTAATAGAGTAGATGATGAAAACAGAGAGTGGACTCCTTTGTCAACGGTGCCATCTGATATGCCAGAAAGAAGCACTTGGCCCACATCTGTTTCTTCCATACATGTTCCAAGGAATCAAATATCTAGTTTTGAAACTGCTCAGACTAGTGGACCAGATACTCCACTCCCTATAGCTCCAGTGCTTATAGGTCCTGGTTCTCGCCAAAGAGCAGCTGATAATTCTGGGGTTCTTCCGTTTACATTCTATCCTACAGGGCCACCTGTTCCCTTTGTCACGATGCTTCCTTTATATAATTTTCCAACTGAGTCTTCTGACACTTCAACAAGCAACTTCAATGTGGAAGAAGGGGCAGATAACAGTGATTCAAGTCAGAATTTTGATTCATCTGAGGGGTATGAACACCCTGAGGTGTCAAGCCCTTCCAATTCTATTGCAAGGGTGGCTATCGAGTCATCAGAGCACAAGCCTGACATTCTTAATAGTGACTTTGTTAGTCACTGGCAAAATTTGCAATATGGCCGATTTTGTCAAAACACGCGCCATCCTTCACCTGTTATGGTGCCTCCTGTTTATTTGCAGGGTCGATATCCTTGGGATGGTCCTGGAAGACCAATTTCTG ATGATATGCCACGGTATAGAAGTGGGACTGGAACCTACCTGCCAAATCCG GTGTCTGCTCGGGATCGGCATCCCACAACTACCAGAAGGGGAAATTACAATTATGATAGAAATGACCATCATGGTGATAGAGAAGGGAATTGGAATACTAACTCAAAATTGCGAGGAACTGGACGTGGCCATAATCGCAACCAAATGGAGAAGTCCAACTCAAAGCCAGAGCGGTTGTCTACTACTGAGAGCCGTGCGGAGAGACCATGGGGTTCACATAGGCATGACACCTTCATTCCTCACCAGAATGGTCCAGTCCGCTCAAATTCTTCGCAGAGTAATTCTTCCAATGTAACTTATGGAATGTATCCTATGCCAGCCATGAACCCAAGCGGAGTCTCATCAAATGGTCCAATGCAATCTGTTGTAATGTTTTATCCTTTTGATCACAATTCTGGCTACGGTTCACCCGCAGAGCAGCTTGAGTTTGGGACTTTGGGACCAATGGGGTTCTCAGGTGTCAATGAGCTGTCACAGGCAAATGAGGGAAGTCAATCTAGTGGAGCACATGAAGAGCAAAGGTTTCGTGGTGGTCACACCCAACGGTCTTCACCAGATCAACCTTCCTCACCTCATGTCTCAAG GGCCCCCTAA